The following proteins come from a genomic window of Myroides odoratus DSM 2801:
- a CDS encoding GNAT family N-acetyltransferase, translating into MTSTLEIPATFDFTKEYVLENDRVKLIPLSEKHLVDLLYYALNESDIWYFSSDKPTDNENMIKYVKSALAMRKEKQGYAFVVWDKEQQKFVGSTRYYRVDVRNKVSAIGYTWYSKSAQGTGVNKNCKYLLFEFLFEKLRFERVEFEADNENQRSIAAILSLGCKQEGILRKNKIRTDGTRRDSAIFGLLREEWLATAKEKLQAKL; encoded by the coding sequence ATGACTTCAACTCTTGAAATTCCTGCTACTTTTGATTTTACAAAAGAGTATGTTTTAGAGAATGATCGTGTAAAGCTCATTCCTTTAAGTGAAAAACACCTCGTTGATTTACTGTATTATGCACTAAATGAATCCGATATCTGGTATTTTTCCTCTGATAAACCAACAGATAACGAAAACATGATTAAATATGTAAAATCTGCGTTGGCCATGCGCAAAGAAAAGCAAGGATATGCTTTTGTCGTATGGGACAAAGAACAGCAGAAATTTGTGGGTTCTACTCGTTATTATCGCGTTGATGTACGCAATAAAGTTAGCGCGATTGGCTATACTTGGTATAGTAAATCTGCTCAAGGTACAGGAGTAAATAAGAATTGTAAATACTTGTTATTTGAGTTTTTATTTGAAAAACTTCGTTTTGAGCGTGTCGAATTTGAAGCAGACAATGAAAATCAACGCAGCATAGCGGCTATTCTTAGTTTAGGGTGTAAACAAGAAGGCATTTTGCGAAAAAATAAAATCAGAACGGATGGTACTCGTAGAGATAGTGCCATTTTTGGCTTATTACGAGAGGAATGGCTCGCGACAGCTAAAGAGAAATTACAAGCTAAATTGTAG
- a CDS encoding PH domain-containing protein: MNFYIPNRQAPIGIVVNFIYWLQKFVRAFFPVLVLVALRINKGEWTGRWDWILLSVIVGLILALVFAYFSYRNFTFHIEKETDAFVLQKGIFNKTKTTIQLRKIQQVNINQSFINKLFQIYSIEVDSAGSGSKEGVITSVSHEVAQALKETLLAYREGLLEAEGEDTVDQGTTQEGNAVQDVRHINVLTLLKVGVTTNYLYTMGIVLLFANSLIYEGSKFFGDTINDEAIDTFIEERITFYVGLILIFVFLAAIFIANIIRTVIKFYNYKVVVQQGSLFLSYGLLHTKSTIIKPSRVQLVKIVRNYFQKLWGISSFKIHQVFGKESLNKKTGLEIPGCSNEETKEFFDMIYKKPLDFQGVELKYNYRFFGFRFFFLVLVPISLFIGLTQETLDTSLRFSSAAAYFVVVTLLIWRYFRVGRLIVTDDFIIVKTGAWDITHTILEPHKIQKIVLSQFAWQKAANVGNLLLHTAGGIVHFSTSNYEQMKQFRNQWLYKIESENKHWM; encoded by the coding sequence ATGAATTTCTATATTCCTAATCGACAAGCACCTATCGGTATTGTTGTCAATTTTATTTATTGGTTGCAAAAATTCGTTCGTGCTTTTTTTCCTGTTCTTGTTTTAGTAGCTCTGAGAATCAACAAAGGGGAATGGACAGGGAGGTGGGATTGGATCCTATTGAGTGTAATTGTTGGGCTTATTTTAGCCCTAGTTTTTGCTTATTTCAGCTACCGTAATTTTACTTTTCACATTGAAAAGGAAACCGATGCTTTTGTCTTGCAAAAGGGGATTTTTAATAAAACAAAAACGACCATTCAACTTCGCAAGATTCAACAGGTAAATATCAATCAATCGTTTATTAATAAGTTGTTTCAAATATATTCGATTGAGGTTGATTCTGCAGGAAGTGGATCTAAAGAAGGAGTTATTACTTCTGTTTCTCATGAAGTTGCCCAAGCGTTAAAAGAAACATTATTGGCTTATAGAGAAGGATTGCTAGAAGCAGAGGGGGAGGATACTGTAGATCAAGGAACAACTCAAGAAGGGAATGCTGTACAAGATGTTCGACATATCAATGTATTGACCTTATTAAAAGTAGGTGTAACGACCAATTACCTGTATACGATGGGAATTGTTTTGTTATTTGCAAACTCCTTGATATATGAAGGTTCTAAGTTTTTTGGAGATACGATAAATGATGAAGCAATCGATACATTTATCGAAGAACGAATCACTTTTTATGTCGGATTGATTCTCATATTTGTTTTTTTAGCAGCTATCTTTATTGCCAATATCATTCGCACCGTTATTAAATTTTATAACTATAAAGTGGTGGTTCAACAAGGAAGTTTATTTCTTTCGTACGGATTACTGCATACGAAGAGTACAATTATTAAGCCTTCTCGTGTTCAATTAGTCAAAATTGTGCGCAATTATTTTCAGAAACTATGGGGGATTTCAAGTTTTAAAATTCACCAAGTCTTTGGGAAGGAATCGTTAAATAAGAAAACAGGACTAGAAATCCCAGGTTGTTCTAACGAAGAAACTAAAGAGTTCTTTGATATGATTTATAAAAAACCATTGGATTTTCAAGGTGTTGAATTGAAATACAACTATCGTTTCTTTGGTTTTCGTTTCTTCTTTTTGGTTCTTGTACCAATCAGCTTATTTATAGGACTAACACAAGAAACACTAGATACAAGTTTGAGGTTTAGTAGTGCAGCTGCCTATTTTGTAGTGGTAACGTTGTTGATTTGGCGTTATTTTAGAGTGGGACGATTAATTGTTACGGACGATTTTATCATTGTAAAAACAGGAGCTTGGGATATAACACATACCATTTTAGAACCTCATAAAATTCAAAAAATTGTACTATCTCAATTTGCATGGCAAAAAGCAGCTAATGTGGGAAACCTACTATTGCATACAGCCGGGGGAATTGTTCATTTTAGCACCTCGAATTATGAACAAATGAAGCAATTTAGAAATCAATGGTTGTATAAGATCGAAAGTGAAAATAAGCATTGGATGTAG
- a CDS encoding SRPBCC domain-containing protein, with protein MKLVTQIEIKANAETIWNALIDFENYYKWNPFITKIEGTAAPRQKLRVKIQNMRFAPIVQVYKPHQKLTWLGKLGIKGLFDGYHYFEIIPIDEHKCLFVQGENFNGLLVPLLKNKLKKETLPGFILMNCSLKEYVE; from the coding sequence ATGAAACTGGTTACACAAATAGAGATTAAAGCAAATGCAGAAACCATTTGGAATGCATTAATTGATTTTGAAAATTACTACAAATGGAATCCTTTTATTACTAAAATAGAAGGAACTGCTGCACCACGTCAAAAACTGAGAGTAAAAATTCAGAACATGCGTTTTGCTCCTATTGTTCAGGTATACAAACCACATCAAAAATTAACTTGGTTAGGTAAATTAGGTATTAAAGGGCTTTTTGACGGGTATCACTATTTTGAAATTATTCCCATTGATGAACACAAATGCTTATTTGTTCAAGGTGAAAATTTCAATGGATTACTCGTTCCTCTCCTCAAAAATAAATTGAAAAAAGAAACGCTTCCTGGTTTTATCTTGATGAATTGTTCACTTAAAGAATATGTAGAATAG
- a CDS encoding YbaB/EbfC family nucleoid-associated protein: MFGDLMGMMGKLQETQAKIEETKKRLDTILIDEKSSDELLQVTLTANRTIRSLSISDELMEDKDQLEDYLVLVLNRAIEKATAIHEAELAAAAKDGMPNIPGLDLFK, encoded by the coding sequence ATGTTTGGCGACTTAATGGGAATGATGGGTAAATTACAAGAAACCCAAGCTAAAATTGAAGAAACAAAAAAGAGATTAGATACTATTCTAATTGACGAAAAAAGTAGTGACGAATTACTACAGGTTACTTTAACAGCAAACAGAACAATTCGTTCCTTATCCATTTCGGATGAATTAATGGAAGATAAAGATCAATTGGAAGATTATCTTGTTCTAGTATTAAACAGAGCCATTGAAAAAGCTACAGCAATTCACGAGGCTGAATTAGCAGCGGCTGCCAAAGATGGTATGCCTAATATCCCAGGGTTAGATTTATTTAAATAA
- a CDS encoding PH domain-containing protein yields MNTIFSNQQINTTELPTTDAVIFQPLHVKYKRVVLISTIIFLLFILALGASGFYLPFLGEDSMLLEYKAIVFGTSVGFSLFVLVLNMLGVSKKGYAVREHDILYKSGVLHQKETTIPFNRVQHVEIYEGALLRLFGLCRIEFFTAGGSLGDLKIPGLPLEEANKIKAYVIEKVLPQAKERGESNTQDFLNTEQ; encoded by the coding sequence ATGAACACAATCTTTTCCAACCAGCAAATTAATACCACAGAACTGCCTACTACAGATGCAGTAATTTTCCAACCTTTACATGTAAAGTATAAACGTGTTGTCCTAATCAGTACGATTATTTTTCTTTTGTTTATTTTGGCATTGGGAGCAAGTGGCTTCTATTTACCCTTTTTAGGAGAGGATTCCATGTTGTTGGAATACAAGGCCATTGTATTTGGTACAAGCGTTGGTTTTTCTTTGTTTGTGCTGGTTTTAAATATGTTGGGTGTGAGTAAGAAAGGATATGCAGTGAGAGAACATGATATTCTATATAAGTCCGGGGTACTCCATCAAAAAGAAACGACAATTCCTTTTAATCGCGTACAACACGTAGAAATTTATGAAGGGGCTTTGTTGAGGTTATTTGGGCTTTGTAGAATTGAGTTTTTTACGGCAGGTGGAAGTCTAGGAGATTTAAAAATCCCAGGTTTACCCCTTGAAGAGGCTAACAAAATAAAGGCTTATGTGATTGAAAAAGTATTACCTCAAGCCAAGGAAAGAGGAGAAAGTAATACGCAAGATTTTTTAAATACTGAACAATAA
- a CDS encoding DUF4369 domain-containing protein: MKKYMGVALLLGASLLASCSKDTKGTDNLTITGKIEGLKQGKVYLYHVQDTVFTAIDSVVFDGKSSNFAFKHHLESPEMLFLSLDRGHSNSIDNQLAFFAEPGTMTIETTLKNFYKDAKVQGSQSNELYNEYLKSRTLITDRQNDLYIALFEAQKTANAAQLDSLQGVSKKLAGRLYLNAINFALNNKHSDVAPYIALTELYDRNIKYLDTIYNALTPEIQNHKYAKSLNEFIQERKKEETKVTE, from the coding sequence ATGAAAAAATATATGGGTGTTGCCTTACTCTTAGGCGCTTCACTTCTTGCTTCATGTAGCAAAGACACAAAAGGAACAGACAACCTAACTATTACAGGAAAAATAGAAGGCTTAAAGCAAGGGAAAGTATATCTATACCATGTTCAAGATACTGTTTTCACTGCTATAGACTCTGTCGTTTTTGATGGAAAGTCATCAAATTTCGCTTTCAAACATCATTTAGAATCACCAGAAATGCTTTTCCTTTCATTAGATCGTGGACATAGTAATTCTATTGATAATCAATTGGCATTTTTTGCAGAACCAGGAACAATGACCATCGAAACGACCTTGAAAAACTTTTACAAGGACGCAAAAGTACAAGGATCTCAAAGCAATGAACTATACAATGAGTATCTCAAGTCGAGAACTCTTATTACAGATCGTCAAAACGATTTATACATAGCCTTATTTGAAGCTCAAAAAACAGCAAATGCTGCTCAATTAGACAGCTTACAAGGCGTAAGTAAAAAATTAGCAGGTCGTTTATACTTAAATGCAATTAACTTTGCTTTAAACAACAAACATTCTGATGTAGCTCCTTATATTGCGCTTACTGAATTATACGATCGCAATATCAAATACTTGGATACCATTTATAATGCGTTAACTCCTGAAATACAAAATCACAAGTACGCAAAAAGTTTGAATGAATTTATTCAAGAAAGAAAAAAAGAAGAAACGAAAGTAACTGAATAA
- a CDS encoding PLP-dependent cysteine synthase family protein produces MKEEIQAFDNVISLVGDTPLVKLDKVTASLKGHFYGKVEAFNAGHSAKDRIALHIIETAEKKGILKPGGTIVETTSGNTGFSIAMISAIKGYKCILSVSDKSSPDKIDMLRAMGAKVYVCPANVAADDPRSYYEVAKRVHEETPGSIYINQYFNELNTEAHYLSTGPEIWEQTKGKITHFVCCSGTGGTISGTARYLKEKNPAIQILGVDAYGSVLKKYHETGELDPNEIAPYKIEGLGKNLIPSATDFAVIDQFVKVTDKDAALVARELARTEGLFLGYTSGAVLQATRLYAEQGMFDENSVVVLLFPDHGSRYMSKIYSDDWMRQQGFLDESEPKNEINYIK; encoded by the coding sequence ATGAAAGAAGAAATCCAAGCTTTTGATAATGTAATCTCCTTAGTAGGAGATACACCTTTAGTGAAATTGGACAAAGTGACCGCTTCATTAAAAGGACATTTTTACGGAAAAGTAGAGGCTTTTAATGCAGGACATTCAGCAAAAGATAGAATTGCCTTGCATATCATTGAAACTGCAGAGAAAAAAGGAATTTTAAAACCGGGTGGAACAATTGTAGAAACGACTTCTGGAAATACAGGTTTTAGTATTGCGATGATTAGTGCAATTAAAGGATATAAATGTATCCTTTCAGTGAGTGATAAATCATCACCAGATAAGATTGATATGTTGCGAGCGATGGGAGCAAAGGTATATGTTTGCCCAGCTAACGTGGCGGCTGATGATCCAAGATCTTATTATGAAGTAGCAAAAAGAGTGCATGAAGAAACACCTGGGTCAATTTATATTAATCAGTATTTCAATGAATTAAATACAGAAGCACATTATCTATCTACTGGACCAGAAATTTGGGAACAAACAAAAGGAAAAATCACTCATTTTGTTTGTTGTTCAGGAACGGGAGGAACGATTTCAGGAACTGCTCGTTATCTGAAAGAGAAAAATCCAGCGATTCAAATCTTGGGAGTAGATGCTTATGGATCTGTTTTGAAAAAGTACCACGAAACAGGAGAGTTAGATCCAAATGAAATAGCACCTTATAAAATTGAAGGGTTAGGGAAAAACTTGATTCCATCGGCTACTGATTTTGCTGTGATTGACCAATTTGTTAAGGTAACTGATAAAGATGCTGCTTTAGTAGCTAGAGAATTAGCTCGTACAGAAGGGTTGTTCTTAGGATATACTTCGGGAGCAGTTTTACAAGCGACACGTTTATATGCAGAACAAGGAATGTTTGATGAAAATAGCGTAGTAGTATTACTATTTCCTGATCATGGATCTCGTTATATGAGTAAAATCTATAGTGATGATTGGATGCGTCAACAAGGGTTTCTCGATGAGAGTGAACCTAAAAATGAAATAAACTACATCAAGTAA
- a CDS encoding DUF4397 domain-containing protein codes for MKRILVLFGLILSLFAVTSCSTDDNSGWRPYPVGGLTMVNGYGGSEAVWYLANGRFVQPPYQGLMYKGYDYIGLYTGNRSLDIVTNQNERIVSNAGIQVVDGQLYTSFVGGKSKDQVIHFITNDQRITLGEEGNLTHSGLRFFNLTGEDLAVNVKLDDEVVFTNRNTETETSAKENEKFIAQTSKTYTVSVQDKDGKEIAKRDQITLEKGRYFSLILVGSNSAEKPYYIGLVKQF; via the coding sequence ATGAAAAGAATATTAGTATTATTTGGGTTAATTCTTAGCTTGTTCGCAGTGACAAGTTGTAGTACAGATGATAATAGTGGATGGAGACCTTATCCAGTAGGTGGTTTAACCATGGTGAATGGTTATGGTGGTTCAGAGGCTGTGTGGTATTTGGCTAATGGTCGTTTTGTACAACCTCCGTATCAAGGGTTGATGTACAAAGGCTATGATTATATTGGATTATATACGGGGAATCGCTCGTTGGATATTGTCACCAATCAAAATGAAAGAATTGTGAGTAATGCAGGGATACAAGTGGTGGATGGACAACTCTATACTTCTTTCGTAGGAGGGAAATCAAAAGATCAGGTCATCCATTTTATAACCAATGATCAACGTATTACCCTTGGAGAAGAAGGGAATTTGACTCATTCAGGACTTCGCTTTTTTAATTTGACAGGAGAGGATTTAGCTGTAAATGTAAAATTAGATGATGAGGTTGTGTTTACCAATCGAAATACGGAAACAGAAACGTCAGCGAAAGAAAATGAAAAATTTATCGCTCAAACAAGTAAAACCTATACGGTGAGTGTGCAGGATAAAGACGGTAAAGAAATAGCTAAACGCGATCAAATCACTTTGGAAAAAGGTAGGTATTTTTCTTTAATTCTAGTCGGTTCTAACTCTGCTGAAAAACCTTATTACATAGGTCTTGTAAAGCAGTTTTAA
- a CDS encoding Crp/Fnr family transcriptional regulator — protein MSLQASLQFLLHLTDNEAQEAANYFVPHTYNKNTSLLEVGKEATQLFFLTEGYIRIHADFDGKEITQWISAPGYFITDLSSWLFDQPARWNFTTLTPVSLFSVSKKDYQQLQTKIADWQTKERNFIGHCFHQMEQRIFQFLSQNSEERYHAFCQDYAFLFNQVPHQYIASLLGMTPETLSRLRRK, from the coding sequence ATGTCATTACAAGCCTCTCTACAATTCCTACTTCATTTAACGGATAATGAAGCTCAGGAAGCTGCCAACTATTTTGTTCCGCATACCTACAACAAGAATACCTCTTTACTAGAAGTAGGTAAAGAAGCTACTCAGCTTTTCTTTCTTACAGAAGGCTATATCCGCATTCATGCTGATTTTGATGGAAAGGAAATTACACAGTGGATTAGTGCACCGGGTTATTTTATTACCGATTTGTCTTCTTGGCTTTTTGATCAACCCGCAAGATGGAACTTTACCACCTTGACTCCTGTTTCCTTATTTTCCGTTTCAAAGAAAGACTACCAACAGCTACAAACGAAAATCGCCGATTGGCAAACCAAAGAACGAAATTTCATCGGCCATTGCTTTCATCAAATGGAACAGCGAATTTTTCAATTCTTATCTCAAAATAGCGAGGAACGTTATCATGCCTTTTGTCAGGATTACGCCTTTTTATTCAATCAAGTACCGCATCAGTATATTGCCTCTTTATTGGGTATGACGCCCGAAACACTGAGTAGATTAAGGCGAAAATAA
- a CDS encoding NADPH-dependent FMN reductase encodes MKKKIVGFGASISTTSINKAFATYALEFFSEYEVELIDLNDYKVPVFSVDCEKENCPEEAKAFLAKIKEADVLICSMAEHNRNWTVGFKNLFDWCSRLDLKLLQNKPMFLLSTSPGGYGAQNSMNIAKTIFPAFGGNILTSFALPKFHENFDREQGILDAALLADFKNQVDDFKHKLIEEN; translated from the coding sequence ATGAAAAAGAAAATAGTAGGATTTGGAGCTAGTATTTCTACGACTTCCATTAATAAAGCATTTGCAACCTATGCGTTGGAATTTTTTTCAGAATATGAGGTTGAATTAATTGATTTGAATGATTATAAAGTACCTGTATTCTCTGTAGATTGCGAAAAGGAGAATTGCCCAGAAGAAGCGAAAGCATTCTTAGCCAAAATAAAGGAGGCAGATGTGCTTATTTGTTCGATGGCGGAGCATAATCGAAATTGGACAGTAGGATTCAAAAACTTATTTGATTGGTGTTCAAGATTAGACTTGAAGTTGCTTCAGAATAAGCCGATGTTTCTTTTATCAACGTCACCTGGTGGATATGGGGCTCAAAATTCAATGAATATTGCTAAGACGATTTTTCCTGCTTTTGGAGGAAATATCTTAACTTCATTCGCCTTACCTAAGTTTCATGAAAACTTTGATCGGGAACAAGGGATTTTAGATGCTGCTTTGTTGGCAGATTTCAAAAATCAAGTTGACGATTTTAAACATAAATTAATCGAAGAAAATTAA
- a CDS encoding S9 family peptidase, translating into MNESIQAPVAKKIPHELKAHNQVRIDNYFWLNDREDKEVLAYLEAEKAYYQASTAHTKDLQERLFSEMKNRIKEDDSSVPYFYNGYYYITRFEQGKDYPIHSRKKGSLEAEEEIMFDCNVMAAPYAYFHLRGITVSEDNQWVAYGVDTVSRREYTLQVKNLLTGEVLDVAITNTTGASTWASDNKTLFYSRKDAVTLRSDKIYKHVIGTPMTADVLVYHETDDTFDTFIYKEKSRKFLVIGSESTLTSEYQILEANNPQGEFRIFQKRERGVEYGISHYDDRFYILTNKDDADNFKLMSCPETQTATEHWTELIPHREDVLLEGVDIFKDYLVISERSNGLPHIKIQPWKEGEQAYYLPFESETYNAQAQINADFETENFRFVYQSLNTPSSVIDFNMRTQEKEILKEQEVLGDFDKHNYVEERIWATAKDGVKIPISMVYKKGMERKGNNPFLLYAYGSYGITMEPYFSTTRLSLLDRGFVYAIAHVRGGEDMGRDWYEDGKLLVKKNTFTDFIACSTHVIEQGYTSKEYLFAEGGSAGGLLMGVIANERPDLYQGIIAQVPFVDVVTTMLDDSIPLTTGEYDEWGNPNEKEYYEYMLSYSPYDNVKAQDYPHMYISTGLHDSQVQYWEPAKWVAKLRDTKTNDNQLYFDINMDTGHGGASGRFESLKEVAKEFAFMFDLVGIKQ; encoded by the coding sequence ATGAACGAATCTATTCAAGCTCCTGTAGCTAAAAAAATACCTCATGAACTAAAAGCACATAACCAAGTGCGTATTGATAATTATTTTTGGTTAAACGACAGAGAAGATAAAGAAGTACTAGCTTATTTAGAAGCTGAGAAAGCCTATTACCAAGCCTCGACAGCCCATACGAAAGACTTACAAGAGCGCTTGTTCTCAGAAATGAAAAACAGAATTAAAGAAGATGATTCATCTGTGCCTTATTTCTACAATGGCTATTATTATATTACGCGTTTTGAGCAAGGAAAAGATTACCCTATTCATTCCCGTAAAAAAGGAAGCTTAGAGGCAGAAGAAGAAATTATGTTCGACTGTAATGTAATGGCTGCACCATATGCTTATTTTCATTTAAGAGGAATTACCGTATCTGAAGATAATCAATGGGTGGCTTATGGTGTGGATACCGTATCTCGAAGAGAATATACATTACAGGTGAAAAATCTTCTTACAGGAGAGGTTTTAGATGTAGCAATTACCAATACAACGGGAGCATCTACGTGGGCCAGTGATAATAAAACGTTGTTTTATTCCCGAAAAGATGCAGTTACCTTGCGTTCAGATAAAATTTATAAGCACGTGATTGGTACGCCAATGACAGCAGATGTCTTAGTGTACCACGAAACGGATGATACTTTTGATACTTTTATTTACAAGGAGAAATCTAGAAAATTCCTTGTTATTGGAAGTGAAAGCACGTTAACTAGCGAATATCAAATCTTAGAGGCGAATAATCCACAAGGTGAATTTAGAATTTTCCAAAAAAGAGAAAGAGGAGTAGAGTATGGGATTTCGCATTATGACGACCGCTTTTATATTCTGACGAATAAGGATGATGCAGATAATTTTAAATTAATGTCTTGCCCAGAAACACAAACTGCAACTGAACATTGGACTGAACTGATTCCACATCGTGAAGATGTATTGCTAGAAGGGGTTGATATTTTTAAAGATTACTTGGTGATTTCAGAACGTTCTAATGGACTTCCTCATATCAAAATTCAACCTTGGAAAGAAGGCGAACAAGCGTATTATTTGCCTTTTGAAAGCGAAACATATAATGCACAAGCACAAATTAATGCTGATTTTGAAACAGAAAATTTCCGCTTTGTGTATCAATCGTTAAATACACCGTCTTCGGTAATTGATTTTAATATGCGTACCCAAGAGAAAGAAATCTTGAAAGAACAAGAGGTATTGGGAGATTTCGATAAGCATAACTACGTAGAAGAGCGAATTTGGGCTACAGCAAAAGATGGAGTTAAAATTCCGATATCAATGGTGTATAAAAAAGGAATGGAACGCAAAGGGAATAATCCATTTTTATTGTATGCGTATGGATCGTATGGAATTACAATGGAACCTTATTTTTCTACTACGAGATTGAGCCTACTTGATCGCGGTTTTGTTTACGCTATTGCGCATGTTCGCGGTGGAGAAGATATGGGGCGCGATTGGTATGAAGACGGAAAATTATTAGTGAAGAAAAATACGTTTACGGACTTTATTGCTTGTTCAACTCATGTAATTGAACAAGGATATACCTCCAAAGAATATTTATTTGCAGAGGGTGGTTCTGCAGGTGGTTTATTGATGGGCGTAATCGCAAATGAACGACCAGATTTATACCAAGGGATAATTGCACAAGTTCCTTTTGTAGATGTAGTAACCACAATGTTAGATGACAGTATTCCATTAACTACTGGTGAATATGACGAATGGGGAAATCCAAATGAAAAAGAATACTATGAGTATATGTTGTCTTATTCTCCTTATGATAATGTAAAAGCACAAGATTATCCTCATATGTATATCTCAACAGGCTTACATGATTCGCAAGTGCAATATTGGGAACCAGCTAAATGGGTAGCTAAATTAAGAGATACCAAAACCAATGACAACCAATTGTATTTTGATATCAATATGGATACAGGACATGGAGGTGCTTCAGGACGATTTGAATCCTTAAAAGAAGTGGCGAAAGAGTTTGCTTTCATGTTCGATTTAGTCGGAATTAAACAGTAA
- a CDS encoding GNAT family N-acetyltransferase yields the protein MKEEFLPLAVKQNTANHRFELTVDGYTAFIDYKEDSKRIHLIHTESPEELAGRGVATALIEKTLMFIEEHNKTVMPFCPLVFAYIKKHPEWKRIVDLGFPAYDKL from the coding sequence ATGAAAGAAGAATTTTTGCCCTTAGCTGTGAAACAAAATACAGCAAATCACAGATTTGAATTAACTGTAGATGGATATACTGCTTTTATTGATTATAAAGAAGATAGTAAGCGTATCCACTTAATTCATACAGAAAGTCCTGAAGAATTAGCTGGTCGTGGTGTTGCAACAGCATTAATTGAAAAGACACTGATGTTTATAGAAGAACACAATAAAACGGTGATGCCGTTTTGTCCGCTTGTTTTTGCTTATATTAAAAAACATCCAGAGTGGAAAAGAATCGTTGATTTAGGATTTCCAGCCTATGATAAATTATAA